CGGCGCTGCAGCACTGTTTCCTGGAGCGGCATGCCCAGCCCGAGCAGGACGAGCTGGGGCTGCTGCGCGGCGAGCCAGTCCACGGCGGCCGTTTCGACGTCGGCATCCCAGTCTTCGCCGGGAAGCCCTGTCACGGTGGCGGCGGGAACAATCCCCTGGAGCCGTTCGACCGCTTTGGCGTTGGCTTCCGCCCCGGCGCCCACTACGGCGATCCGTTCGAGGCCGGCCACGCGGCCCAAGGATGGCAGCCAGTCCGTGGACCCCAGCCTGTACTCCATAAGCGGGCTGACGGCTTTGCCGGTCCGGCCCCAGAGCCACAGCACCGGCGCCCCGTCCAGGAGCACCACGTCACTGTTCTCGTAGAGGGAACGGAATCCGGGATCGGAATGGGTCAGCGTGACGCTGTGCAGGTTATGTCCGACGACGGTGCGCCGGGCGCCGTCGTCGACGAACCCTGCGAGCACCTCAATGAGTCCGTCCACGGTCAACGGGGTGGCGTCGACACCCAGGACCGGGATGTGCTGCCGGGCGGGGCTCATCCAGCGTCCCGGGCGCCTTCGGCCGCCGGGGTGTCCGGCGCCGCCTCCGCGTTCGTCGTCGCGGGCGCGGCGGAAGCGTCTTCGGCGGCCACAGGGGCTGCAGGCTGACCGGAGGGAACCTCACCGAGGCCCAGGACGCCCGGAACGTGTTCGCGAAGCTGGTCGAGGGACACGGCGCCGTTGCGCACAACCCGCAGGACCGTGCCGGTGGCGTCCACGATGGTGGACGGCACGGCGTCCGTGCCTTCCACCGGCCGGAAGCCTCCTTCGAGGTAGACCTCAACGGACTCGGCGAGCTGGGCACGCGCTTCGGCTGCGGTCTGCGCCGGCGCCTGGCCGGTCCGGTTGGCGGAGGAAACCGCCAGCGGGCCGGTCAGGGTGAGGAGCTCCAGCGCAATCTCATCGGCGGGCATCCGGAGCGCCACTGTTCCCTGCGTCTCACCAAGGTCCCAGTCCAGCGACGGCTGTGCGTGCAGGATCAGCGTCAGGCCACCGGGCCAGAACGCCTCAGCCAGCTTGCGGGCGTCCGCGGAGATCTCCGTGGCCAGCCCGTCCAGGGCATTGATCCGCGGAATGAGCACGGGCGGCGGCATGGTGCGGCTGCGTCCCTTGGAAACCAGAAGCATGGTGACGGCCTGCG
The window above is part of the Pseudarthrobacter sp. IC2-21 genome. Proteins encoded here:
- a CDS encoding L-threonylcarbamoyladenylate synthase; the encoded protein is MTTTYNCTSEDQRALGLEHAQRAISEKKCVVFPTDTVYGIAADAFSPQAVTMLLVSKGRSRTMPPPVLIPRINALDGLATEISADARKLAEAFWPGGLTLILHAQPSLDWDLGETQGTVALRMPADEIALELLTLTGPLAVSSANRTGQAPAQTAAEARAQLAESVEVYLEGGFRPVEGTDAVPSTIVDATGTVLRVVRNGAVSLDQLREHVPGVLGLGEVPSGQPAAPVAAEDASAAPATTNAEAAPDTPAAEGARDAG
- a CDS encoding WecB/TagA/CpsF family glycosyltransferase, with amino-acid sequence MSPARQHIPVLGVDATPLTVDGLIEVLAGFVDDGARRTVVGHNLHSVTLTHSDPGFRSLYENSDVVLLDGAPVLWLWGRTGKAVSPLMEYRLGSTDWLPSLGRVAGLERIAVVGAGAEANAKAVERLQGIVPAATVTGLPGEDWDADVETAAVDWLAAQQPQLVLLGLGMPLQETVLQRRLDSLPPAIYCTVGGAIEQLAGVQKLSPRWLGRLGLEWAWRLLLHPRRVAYRVFGEPWVLLWLLTRRRLRGQS